In Fragaria vesca subsp. vesca unplaced genomic scaffold, FraVesHawaii_1.0 scf0513043, whole genome shotgun sequence, a single window of DNA contains:
- the LOC101314335 gene encoding cysteine-rich receptor-like protein kinase 10-like, producing the protein KNKEKIDEKELLDSRGSDISTDVHGIQNDGSTGHDLRAFSYESVKAATDFFSEENKLGEGGFGPVYKGTLSSGREVAIKSLARGSLQGTLEFKNELELISELQHTNLVQLLGYCIHGAERMLIYEYLPNKSLDYILFDSEGILLDWKTRFNIIEGIAQGLLYLHKFSRLKVIHRDLKASNILLDQDMNPKISDFGLARIFHSEGQANTNRIVGTYGYMSPEYAMHGIFSGKTDVFSFGVLMLEIISGRTNNSFHHRAITLVGYSWELWKEGKGLDVMDPRLSDSCNRDQLLRCMHVGLLCVEEDVGHRPTMQDCISMLTNESFPLPAPTKPACVPVSWPEGDESESKSVYS; encoded by the exons GgaagaacaaggaaaaaaTCGATGAGAAGGAACTGCTTGACTCAAGGGGATCGGATATATCAACTGATGTCCACGGGATTCAGAATGATGGATCTACGGGACATGATTTGAGAGCATTTAGCTACGAATCTGTCAAGGCTGCCACAGACTTCTTCTCCGAAGAAAACAAGCTAGGAGAGGGGGGTTTTGGACCTGTTTATAAG GGAACATTGTCATCAGGGCGAGAAGTAGCTATAAAGAGCCTTGCAAGAGGTTCGCTGCAGGGGACATTGGAGTTTAAAAATGAATTGGAACTCATATCTGAACTCCAACATACTAACCTTGTTCAGCTCTTGGGATATTGCATTCATGGTGCAGAAAGGATGTTAATATATGAGTATCTGCCAAACAAAAGTTTAGACTACATATTATTTG ATTCCGAAGGCATTCTACTAGATTGGAAAACGCGCTTCAATATAATTGAAGGAATCGCTCAAGGATTGCTTTACTTGCACAAATTCTCAAGATTAAAAGTGATTCATAGAGATCTTAAAGCTAGTAACATTCTACTTGATCAAGATATGAATCccaaaatttctgattttggtttggcaaGGATTTTCCACAGTGAAGGTCAAGCAAATACTAATCGAATTGTGGGGACATA TGGTTACATGTCTCCTGAGTATGCCATGCACGGAATTTTCTCTGGAAAGACTGATGTCTTTAGTTTTGGAGTGTTAATGCTTGAAATCATAAGTGGAAGGACAAACAACAGCTTCCATCATCGCGCGATCACTTTAGTAGGATAT TCATGGGAGTTATGGAAAGAAGGTAAAGGACTAGATGTAATGGACCCAAGGCTAAGCGATTCATGTAATAGAGATCAACTGCTAAGATGCATGCATGTTGGTCTATTATGCGTGGAAGAAGATGTAGGACACCGGCCAACCATGCAAGATTGCATATCAATGTTGACGAATGAAAGTTTTCCATTACCTGCACCAACAAAACCAGCATGTGTTCCAGTAAGCTGGCCTGAAGGTGATGAAAGTGAAAGCAAATCAGTATATTCATGA